Below is a genomic region from Medicago truncatula cultivar Jemalong A17 chromosome 3, MtrunA17r5.0-ANR, whole genome shotgun sequence.
gtttaaggatttaaaagacgtatttttttatggattaaTGTGTATTTATAAATTGACAAACATTAACCTAGATTTGAAGATAATTTTCCCCTTTAGCGGCTTCTTAACCAACACTTCTGGTATACGCATAACCCTTATTTTTAAGCAAGTTTAGTGCTAGTGCACAACATTTATTTTGGAACGCAACCTTGCAGATTCATAATCGTCAAAATTGTCCAATGACACGAATTGAATTACTGGTGAAAGACTCGGGGAACGGTTCAATTTAGCCAAAATTTCCCTCTAGAAAAGGAAATAATCTATTTCCTTGTATAAGCTACTAGCTTCTAAAACCAATGTTGTCAAAGATGCGTGTTAAAACGTAAAATCATCTGATATTTGGcagttatttttaaattacggttGCAAAGAGAACTTATGTGACAATATCATTAGTTTTCATTAGATGTTGCTCTAAAAAAATGTGCAACTTCATTAAACCCCATAAAAATTAAGTGTTCAACGTTAAAACAAATTGCTAATTTTTCTCTACTATCTAAAAGAAGTGAAACTGTCCATCCATAGAATTTACAATTTGTTATTTGCCGAAAGTCAATAATTATTGAATTGTTTTATTTACGAACTGTCAAAAGAATATGGAAgcatatataacaaaatttagaaTCTTCATGCAAAGAATATTAAGAGGATGAGGGAAACATTTGCTAATTTCTAGTTCACGAATGTCAACAGTTGTATTTCTTAATCTGATAATTTGTGTAAAAGTATCGACAAATAGAGCCAAGCGGCTACTTGCAATCTGTGACTAGAACGCAAAGCTAAAGCTGAAATAATGTCTATAGTAAATATGTGAACTTCAGGCTTCACTGCCATCCGAAGAAGCATTGTTGTCCACTCTCCTGGCGCCAACTTCACCACCTCACGAATGTAATGAAAAGATTTCCCAGTACGCTCCTGAAATGTtcaggaaagaaaaaaaattcaattccatTTAATGGAGTAGAATTATTTAGTAGTTACAAGTATCACCTACCCCCTCCCTCCCTACTCTCATCCTACCAGACATAACTGACTCAACCCAACTAAAAATCCTCATCCTTCAGCATTGTCAGGAAGGGATTTGGGTTCCGGGTTTAGACAACACTATAAGAACAACACACAAGGAGTTCACAACTAATGATACTCGAATACTCTCACCCTTTTCAAGATCCCTTCAGGTAAGCCACTGGGACACTTTCCTCCAAAACTACAATCTAAAATGTGCCATTATCCCACCACTGATGTTACGGTCTCTGCCATCCCATTACCACTTCCGTCACCTAACTTCTGCCACAGCTATCCCATTACTACCATCCCATCAGGGACTATCCCGCTATGTCCCTCTAAATACTCAGATTTGTGCACTTCTCCCCACATTGCCATTTAATGCACAGCCTATGTACATGACAGGGAGCCATATGAAACTTCGCGTTGCCCTGGACACACAcgcatgaatattttttttaactaaagaCAATACCTCAAAGCGCAATATCCTCTGGTCTTGACGATTCCCATTTAATGCACAATCAATCACTTCATCTTGCAGAAACACATCAGCTGCTTCTACTATATCCCGAAGAAGGAAAACACGCACTCTCTGACCCTTCACTGATAGTATGAATAATAAAAGATCTTCTGTGGAATCAACGACAGCATGCATATCAAATGATTTCCAAACAGAAGGGCTTGAGAATTTTTCAGGATTAGGGTCTTCGGTTAGCTCTGAAGCTTGTTCAGATATTGCTGCAACCTGAAACAAGAATTGCATTCATATTATAGTCCAAAGttgtataataattttattcataagAATATTCAAATTTTAGTGCAGAAACAAATGGGATTTGCATTTACAATGCAACACAATTAGAGGTGATTATACAACTCTTATAAGCAAGCACAGCTAAAAAGAAGTTATGATTGTGATCATAAATCATAAAGTATATGTGCTTGTATAGgggggtgtgtgtgtgtgtgtgtggttaTATATGAAACACAAATGTCAAATAGCAATTCCTTTTACTTGGGGAAGTTATGACACATACAGCTCAAGTAGTTTTACTTCAGCTGTATGAATTTCAGTTTTAAGTTGATGCGCTTACAAAAAATATTGGAGTCAACATTCCATGTAATAATTACATGTGAAGCATGGTAGAAAAACTTATATCGTACCAGGCGCTCTAACCGGTTCCACCTTATCGATCCATTATTACAAATGACAAGTTCCCTCAAAATTCTTCTCATATCAGGACTAGGATCTGCTATAAGTCTTCCAATAACAAAAGGATATGCACTTTCAATGACCTTAAAATCAGGATCCAGAACTTTAGCTGTCCCTTCTAGTGATCCCAATGCTCTTATAACAAGAGCATAGTCTGGTGGGAGGGAGAAGTTAAACTCATACATGATATCATATAGTTGGTTCATGACTCCCtgaaattcaaagaaaaaatgaacTTTAAAAAAGCGCCATGATACCCTGAAATTGTGCTTTAAATAGATATAAAAACAAACGGCTAATGTTAAAGACATTATGAGGAATGGATCAATGAAATATTATCTTAGCAAATAATTTTGACGCTTTCAAGCTCAGCACAGAGAAGTAATAAAGCAAGGCAAATATTACATCACTGTTATATAGATGTCACCAGGCAGCTGGTGAGTTGTTGAACTATTAAAAGCCTAAAATTGAATGACAAACACAAATTGTTGCGTGTACATTGTGTGTGTGTTAATGGTAAGTACatatgaattgatgattttttcaAGTTAAGAGAAAACCAAGTACAATGACATAGAAGAATAAGCCCTCATAAAATAGCCCACTAGTATCTACGTATTTGAAGGCAACTGGAATCGCCCACCAGTCTCTCTACATATTTGAGGCCAACTGGAAACAGAGACCCATCAGTCGACCTCCAACAAGAGGCTACGAGACTACTTACATACTTAATACCAAAACAGGACTGTATCAAAGAATTTATCCTAGGAAATTCAAGCATTCATATATCTAATGATAATCACAAAACAGAAGGATAAATTATGCACAGCGGTCCTTCCTAATGGAGTTCCTACCAGGCGTCTCAATTAACATATGACATGAGAAATGCTATGATCCTTAGATGCGGGATAAAGGATAAACAAACCTGGAAATCTTGAGACTCACTGGTCCGCTGACTCCTATCAGAAAAGGATGCTTGCAGTGCATTAGAAACTAAATGTATATCAACCCCTTCAGGAATAAATCCCAAAGAAAGGAAGTCATTTGCCAAGCTCAGAGAGTCGCGATTAACAAAGTGCACAATCTGAAAGAGAGAAACTCATTACTAGTCACAGACAATTAGGGAAAATTGGGTATCTCAATTATGCAACAGCTATTTGAGTTCTTTCAATTCATAAAACATGGCTCAGAAGTTTGGCACAAAAACCCTCCGAGAGGgatcataaaaaatttatttatgaatgatAAATAACTCATGAAGTAGTCAAAATATAACAAATCCATTGATCACAAATAGGAAGACCATTCACTACATTGACATAAATCACCcacatgaaattttaaattcataGATATAAGTATGATACATCTTACGAGGAGAAATGAACAACTATTGTGCCAAATATTGAAATGCCTAACATCTTTAATTCACGTTGACCTTTTCAAACATTGTGTCCCATTTAAGAAATTGTCATCAAATGTAGTGGAAATTAACTTAAACTAATTAGTTTTACATTCATTAAAATGAGTAATGTTCAAACATCTCTCACAATTTGAATAAGTCCAATACGATAATGCCTAGGAATATCCCCCATCATTCCAAAGTCAAAATATGCAAGTGATCCATCATTTGTCGCAACAAGGTTTCCCGGATGAGGATCAGCATGAAAATAACCGTCCTCGAGCATTTGCCTCAAAGAGCAGTATAATCCCTACGAAGTCATGAGAAAGACATAAGGACGTCAATTGGTATTAAGTAAACATATGCAGTTAATATATCGCCAAAAGAAAATGTATGCTTGCATTTAATGCTATTCATAACTCATGTAAGCATACTAATTTAAGTAACTACACACACAGTCGAACGAGCAAAGGCATGAAAGAGATATCATGCATGTAAACTTGTTATTAGCATGTGACCAAGAAAACTTATGTGGCTCGTACCTGGTCAATGAGTTCCCTTCTGTTTAAAGAAGCTTCACTCAAACCTGTTTCATCTGTAAGCTTAATTCCATCTAACCACTCCATAGTCAGTACAGTGGTGCATGTATAGTCCCAATATATTTTGGGAGCTTTGACTgactttgttttattgttttttatattaccTCCGCCTGCATTTTGTTGCCCTGATCATCAGCATCTATCCAAAAGAATCACGAATCCAAATTGCATGCCAAAGAACCATACATcatttaagagagaaaaatgtacAGCACATTGGAATTGCACATTGCCCTCTCATATTTTAGGAACAATCATCAGTTCTGAATAGCAGCAAGCTAGGATTTTTATGTGTAAATTGCTCCAA
It encodes:
- the LOC11431485 gene encoding uncharacterized protein slr1919, encoding MRMNAFVALYRHAGTISIPAKLRHVSATEITLGKCMPLEYLRRLDSCPWLLHRYSYSTGFTNVHGETPSPDYARRRRESLENKFGLTLGTYSSKSFNAIYRFGPFLALYRAAVISFHVFRLTMWQLFVEDIQKRAVKFRETLIRLGPFYIKLGQALSTRPDILPTVYCQELAKLQDQIPPFSTDIAIRCIETQFGAPIHELFRDISSAPIAAASLGQVYKAHLHSGELVAVKVQRPGMSLSLTLDALLFHMIGGQFKRFAKARKDLLVAVNEMVRHMFDEIDYVLEGKNAERFASLYCSSSSGGNIKNNKTKSVKAPKIYWDYTCTTVLTMEWLDGIKLTDETGLSEASLNRRELIDQGLYCSLRQMLEDGYFHADPHPGNLVATNDGSLAYFDFGMMGDIPRHYRIGLIQIIVHFVNRDSLSLANDFLSLGFIPEGVDIHLVSNALQASFSDRSQRTSESQDFQGVMNQLYDIMYEFNFSLPPDYALVIRALGSLEGTAKVLDPDFKVIESAYPFVIGRLIADPSPDMRRILRELVICNNGSIRWNRLERLVAAISEQASELTEDPNPEKFSSPSVWKSFDMHAVVDSTEDLLLFILSVKGQRVRVFLLRDIVEAADVFLQDEVIDCALNGNRQDQRILRFEERTGKSFHYIREVVKLAPGEWTTMLLRMAVKPEVHIFTIDIISALALRSSHRLQVAAWLYLSILLHKLSD